TTCAGTTTCCGCCGATGCGGCCGGTTTCAGACTGTCGGGCATAATGACCGATTCTTCCGGAGTCAGGTACGCTTTGATGTCCGACGCATCCGGTGGCAGTTATATACTGAAAAGCGGATGGCTCTACGATGTAGAGGGCAAAAGGGTTCCCGCCGTGACAGGCACTGTATTTGACAACAGAATTATAATAATATCAGGCACCACGATGAAAGAGCTTAAATTACCGGAAGACGACCTTCCGGCTAAACTGGAATAATTAGAATTCTGCGTATACCCTTGACAAACCCACAAAATAGTATTAACATGTATTGAAAGTGTTTTGTGGTCGATTGAAAGTCGAGGGGGAAGCATGGTGGAAAAAAAGTATTTAAATGCAGGGGAAGTGGCGGCTTCGCTGGGAATATCCAAGCAGACCCTGATTAAATATGAGCAGAAAACGATGTTCCCGAAACCGCGGAGAAATAATCTCAACGGTTGGAGAGAGTACACGGTTGAAGAGCTCAATAAGCTGAAAAAAATAATGGGGAGGCCGTAAATGATGCACAGTATAAACAACAGGTTTTTCAGGAACTTCGCGATGCGCTCCGGCGTTGTTTTGTCAGCGCTTGTTTTGACTTCGTCTTTTGTTTTTTCTCAGGAATTTGAGAAAATCACAAATGTGAGCGTTAAAGCCGAGTCCGCGGATACGCTGTCTGTCGCGGTTGATATGACCGCTCCGGCGAATTATTATCTGTTTAAAATATCCAATCCTCCGAGGCTGGTGATAGAATTCACGAGCACAATGGTGGAAGCGGAGAAAAAAGAGATTGATGTTAAAGACTGTTTTATTAAGAAAGTAAGAGTAGGGCAGTATAAAGACGCGCCAATAAAAATCGCGCGTATAGTTTTTGACCTTCCGACGGATGAAGTCTATTATGACGCTCTCTCCGCAGGCGATCAGATACTTGTTTCCATTTCGTCCAAATCCGGCAAAGCCGTTGTTAAAATACCCTCGATGATACAGCAGAAAAAATCCGCCGCGAAGAGCGCTATTGAACGCAATGTGCCCACGCCGGACCACAAGAGCAAGGTGAAGGAGATCAAAGAGACCGGGGAAACCGTCGCTCCCGAAGCTGCCGATACCCCTGTCGAGCCCATGGGCGAAATGACTACCCATGGCGGCGTTCTTCAGATAAGCAAAAAAATCATATCCGTGAATTTTTATCAGACAGACATAAGGACGATATTGAGAGCCGTCTCGGAGCAGACGGGTATCAATATTATATACGGCTCCGATGT
The nucleotide sequence above comes from Candidatus Omnitrophota bacterium. Encoded proteins:
- a CDS encoding pilus assembly protein PilP gives rise to the protein MLKISEFTASRRVVICLVCFLCISCGKKKKAASPPPRPAVKVQEAPIPEVEKPEKYVYQGYKNRNPFFMIGGGSARAVSDADSVSADAAGFRLSGIMTDSSGVRYALMSDASGGSYILKSGWLYDVEGKRVPAVTGTVFDNRIIIISGTTMKELKLPEDDLPAKLE
- a CDS encoding MerR family transcriptional regulator translates to MVEKKYLNAGEVAASLGISKQTLIKYEQKTMFPKPRRNNLNGWREYTVEELNKLKKIMGRP